From one Gadus morhua chromosome 8, gadMor3.0, whole genome shotgun sequence genomic stretch:
- the amph gene encoding amphiphysin isoform X7, producing MAEIKTGIFAKNVQKRLSRAQEKVLQKLGKADETKDEQFEQVVVNFKRQESEGSRLQREMKAYMAAIKGMQQASINLSESLHEVYEPDWYGKDDVMVLGKDSDALWEDFHNKLVDSTLLNLDGYLTQFPDLKTRVAKRSRKLIDYDSARHHMETLQASGMKNDRKMVKAEEELKKAQKVFDELNVGLQDELPTLWDSRVGFYVNTFKNVTSLEAKFHREISLLCKQLYEVMTKLGEQHSDKMFTIQGAPRRSSKRPKRDSGPLRLARTPSPPDDDDDSPPTSPEMGTNHMLMPHSPGPPRPKSPMQATPTREVAQEQIIDLFGGDFLPAPTPSQPNERPGESLMDLDFDAFQPDDSVSPIPQTAVPWDMWSGSAQPAQPAADSGFGFVADWSADFGGAGANGDGPVAPAAAESAGWPAAEASPAAGPADEAQAWPAAEAEASPARGPDDAQAWHAGGGWAEQEPEDTAAATPPPAAAEEAPTAAAAVDAPPAAAAEEAPPAAAAEAPPPAEAPLQPLETAASPTSAAPVEVSGPAPDPITNPGFHFPAIGGDVARPQGGGPTHPTGAEEEEGEEQGEEEWEEEEEEEEELVARAAGGGPTGEEAGRAMEDRRKSTPGLIITNEHGEEIEDRTEGGGAYGWGGPCSSEDSGSEYGTSEEWGGGGQEEGGWAGGDADEYTPKGSHGGWEADDDGFVADGFAADWSQTPGGPAEYQGPDPSAQGTGGGAGKAPSTESPAAGGFNSDLFADTPGGGFDADPFGGFQRDPFAQENGGFPSDPFAETQGGDALGPGPGASPPTSGPPGRSGLSVTFADPEPGAGGGDPAARSDPFGPSPAGDAFLADFNSDPFGEGGGGGGGGGGTGWDSDPFAEGFKASFPDAGGADGVGAGGWQEVGAGGVGEDEDDFGECGDTFLPESSGGPDAAAYVVVPRPHREPESSDMSEDEAANKRYGRLYQDIETEKDEGTNAFNGFAQEEAGSSFFADFDNMKDSGDAVKSPLTTNTAAPLVDEAAAEAPAATVLASEEDEPLVEATSPLEAEAEGAEAAGDMPEDVTAATAEEPVDRSSAETQAEEVDASPTEAVVVEEVKEEVKEEVTEEVKDEVKEVVTAEVKEEVKEVTPTSPKEEEKLASPVSAPVEVAVPEPDIIQIPTAEEDKMTSSSETDPLESATTPEERRESPMEDSSKTMPIPSVVIEPASSNEGDDDRDGDIISPVAAISDNGVMATEAKVSGAAAGGHGLPDGFLYKVETMHDFEAANSDELELKRGDMVLVVPTALLEDQDAGWLTGFKESDWKTLGTAAPRGLFPENFTQRVD from the exons ATGGCTGAAATCAAGACAGGAATATTCGCGAAAAACGTCCAGAAAAGGCTCAGCAGAGCACAGGAGAAG GTTCTTCAGAAGTTGGGAAAAGCAGACGAGACCAAAGATGAACAGTTTGAGCAGGTCGTCGTCAACTTCAAGAGACAGGAG TCCGAAGGCTCCAGGCtgcagagagagatgaaggccTACATGGCTGCCATtaaag GCATGCAGCAGGCGTCCATCAACCTATCAGAGTCTCTCCATGAGGTGTACGAGCCTGACTGGTATGGCAAAGACGATGTCATGGTCCTTGGTAAG GACAGTGATGCATTGTGGGAAGATTTCCACAATAAGCTGGTGGATTCCACACTGCTCAACCTGGACGGCTACCTGACGCAGTTCCCTGACCTCAAG ACCAGGGTGGCCAAGAGGAGCAGGAAGCTGATCGACTACGACAGCGCTCGCCATCACATGGAGACGCTACAGGCGTCGGGGATGAAGAATGACCGCAAGATGGTGAAG GCAGAAGAAGAGTTGAAAAAAGCTCAAAAGGTCTTTGATGAACTAAACGTTGGTCTCCAAGATGAACTGCCCACACTTTGGgacag CCGCGTGGGGTTCTACGTGAACACGTTTAAGAACGTGACCAGCCTGGAGGCCAAGTTCCATCGGGAGATCTCTCTG CTCTGCAAGCAGCTTTATGAAGTGATGACGAAGCTTGGAGAGCAGCATTCAGACAAGATGTTCACCATCCAAGGAGCACCAAG GCGTTCTTCTAAAAGGCCGAAGCG TGATTCGGGACCGCTCCGTCTAGCCAGAACCCCGTCCCCGCCCGACGATGATGACGACAGTCCCCCGACCAGCCCGGAGATGGGAACCAACCACATGCTGATGCCCCACTCACCCGGACCTCCGCGACCCAAATCCCCCATGCAG GCCACGCCCACCCGGGAGGTGGCCCAGGAGCAGATCATCGACTTGTTCGGAGGGGACTTCCTACCAGCACCCACGCCCTCACAG CCCAATGAGCGACCCGGAGAATCACTCATGGATCTGGACTTTGATGCCTTCCAGCCGGACGACAGCGTGTCGCCCATACCTCAG ACAGCTGTCCCTTGGGATATGTGGTCG GGAAGTGCCCAACCAGCACAACCT GCGGCCGACAGCGGCTTCGGCTTCGTGGCGGACTGGTCAGCTGACTTTGGCGGCGCCGGCGCTAATGGAGACGGCCCTGTGGCCCCGGCGGCAGCAGAGAGCGCTGGGTGGCCCGCGGCCGAGGCCTCTCCGGCGGCCGGGCCCGCTGACGAGGCCCAGGCCTGGCCCGCGGCCGAGGCCGAGGCCTCCCCGGCCCGAGGGCCCGATGACGCCCAGGCCTGGCACGCCGGGGGCGGTTGGGCGGAGCAGGAGCCGGAGGACACTGCCGCCGCAAcccctccaccagcagcagcagaagaagctccaacggcagcagcagcagtagatgctccaccagcagcagcagcagaagaagctccaccagcagcagcagcagaagctcCACCCCCAGCAGAAGCTCCATTGCAGCCCTTGGAGACCGCCGCAAGCCCGACGTCGGCCGCTCCCGTTGAGGTTAGCGGCCCGGCCCCTGACCCCATCACTAACCCCGGCTTTCATTTCCCCGCAATAGGGGGTGATGTAGCACGACCGCAGGGGGGAGGTCCCACGCACCCAACTGgtgctgaggaagaggagggagaggagcagggagaggaggagtgggaggaggaggaggaggaggaggaggagctagtggccagggcagcaggtggaggtccgacaggggaggaggcggggcgggcgatggaggacaggaggaagTCCACCCCGGGGCTGATCATCACCAACGAGCACGGAGAGGAGATCGAGGACCGCAcggagggcgggggggcgtACGGGTGGGGCGGCCCCTGCTCCTCGGAGGACTCCGGCTCCGAGTACGGGACGTCCGAGGAGTGGGGGGGCGGAGGCCaggaagagggggggtgggCCGGTGGCGACGCCGACGAGTACACCCCAAAGGGGTCCCACGGGGGCTGGGAGGCGGACGACGACGGGTTCGTAGCGGACGGCTTCGCGGCTGACTGGTCCCAGACCCCCGGGGGCCCCGCGGAGTACCAGGGTCCTGACCCGTCAGCCCAGGGGACGGGTGGGGGCGCGGGGAAGGCTCCGTCGACGGAGTCCCCCGCCGCTGGGGGATTCAACTCCGACCTCTTCGCCGACACGCCCGGCGGAGGATTCGACGCCGATCCTTTCGGCGGCTTCCAGCGAGACCCCTTCGCTCAGGAGAACGGGGGATTCCCGTCGGACCCCTTCGCCGAAACCCAGGGAGGAGACGCGCTGGGGCCAGGGCCGGGGGCGTCCCCTCCTACGAGTGGACCCCCGGGGAGGTCAGGCCTCTCGGTCACCTTCGCCGACCCAGAGCCTGGGGCCGGCGGGGGAGACCCCGCGGCCCGGAGCGATCCGTTCGGTCCGTCCCCCGCAGGCGACGCGTTCCTGGCCGATTTCAACTCCGACCCCTTCggcgaaggaggagggggaggaggggggggcgggggcactGGGTGGGACAGTGACCCCTTTGCCGAGGGATTCAAAGCCTCCTTCCCGGACGCCGGCGGGGCTGACGGCGTTGGCGCGGGGGGCTGGCAGGAGGTGGGCGCCGGGGGCGTcggtgaggatgaggatgactTTGGTGAGTGCGGCGACACCTTCCTCCCAGAATCCTCGGGCGGCCCGGACGCCGCCGCCTATGTGGTCGTCCCACGGCCGCACAGAGAGCCGGAGAGCTCGGACATGTCCGAAGACGAGGCCGCCAACAAGCGCTATGGGAGGTTGTACCAAGATATAGAAACAGAGAAGGACGAG GGGACCAATGCTTTTAATGGATTTGCTCAG GAGGAAGCTGGATCCTCGTTCTTTGCAGACTTTGATAACATG AAGGACAGCGGGGACGCGGTCAAAAGCCCCCTCACCACCAACACAGCAGCCCCATTGGTCGATGAAGCGGCCGCCGAAGCACCCGCCGCGACGGTGTTGGCGAGCGAGGAGGACGAGCCGCTGGTGGAGGCTACCTCCCCATTGGAGGCTGAGGCAGAGGGGGCGGAGGCAGCGGGCGACATGCCGGAAGATGTCACCGCAGCAACGGCAGAAGAACCGGTGGATCGATCCAGCGCCGAGACCCAGGCGGAGGAGGTTGACGCCAGCCCGACGGaggcagtggtggtggaggaggtgaaggaggaggtgaaggaagaagtgacagaggaggtgaaggacgAGGTGAAGGAAGTAGTGACAgcggaggtgaaggaggaggtgaaggaggtcaCCCCCACAAGTCCAAAGGAAGAGGAGAAGCTGGCT TCCCCAGTGTCTGCTCCTGTGGAGGTGGCTGTCCCAGAGCCAGACATTATACAG ATCCCCACTGCCGAGGAGGACAAGATGACTTCATCCAGCGAAACAGACCCTCTG GAATCTGCCACGACCCCagaggagcggagagagagCCCCATGGAGGACAGCTCG
- the amph gene encoding amphiphysin isoform X5: MAEIKTGIFAKNVQKRLSRAQEKVLQKLGKADETKDEQFEQVVVNFKRQESEGSRLQREMKAYMAAIKGMQQASINLSESLHEVYEPDWYGKDDVMVLGKDSDALWEDFHNKLVDSTLLNLDGYLTQFPDLKTRVAKRSRKLIDYDSARHHMETLQASGMKNDRKMVKAEEELKKAQKVFDELNVGLQDELPTLWDSRVGFYVNTFKNVTSLEAKFHREISLLCKQLYEVMTKLGEQHSDKMFTIQGAPSDSGPLRLARTPSPPDDDDDSPPTSPEMGTNHMLMPHSPGPPRPKSPMQPRKGPPVPPPPKATPTREVAQEQIIDLFGGDFLPAPTPSQPNERPGESLMDLDFDAFQPDDSVSPIPQTAVPWDMWSGSAQPAQPAADSGFGFVADWSADFGGAGANGDGPVAPAAAESAGWPAAEASPAAGPADEAQAWPAAEAEASPARGPDDAQAWHAGGGWAEQEPEDTAAATPPPAAAEEAPTAAAAVDAPPAAAAEEAPPAAAAEAPPPAEAPLQPLETAASPTSAAPVEVSGPAPDPITNPGFHFPAIGGDVARPQGGGPTHPTGAEEEEGEEQGEEEWEEEEEEEEELVARAAGGGPTGEEAGRAMEDRRKSTPGLIITNEHGEEIEDRTEGGGAYGWGGPCSSEDSGSEYGTSEEWGGGGQEEGGWAGGDADEYTPKGSHGGWEADDDGFVADGFAADWSQTPGGPAEYQGPDPSAQGTGGGAGKAPSTESPAAGGFNSDLFADTPGGGFDADPFGGFQRDPFAQENGGFPSDPFAETQGGDALGPGPGASPPTSGPPGRSGLSVTFADPEPGAGGGDPAARSDPFGPSPAGDAFLADFNSDPFGEGGGGGGGGGGTGWDSDPFAEGFKASFPDAGGADGVGAGGWQEVGAGGVGEDEDDFGECGDTFLPESSGGPDAAAYVVVPRPHREPESSDMSEDEAANKRYGRLYQDIETEKDEGTNAFNGFAQEEAGSSFFADFDNMKDSGDAVKSPLTTNTAAPLVDEAAAEAPAATVLASEEDEPLVEATSPLEAEAEGAEAAGDMPEDVTAATAEEPVDRSSAETQAEEVDASPTEAVVVEEVKEEVKEEVTEEVKDEVKEVVTAEVKEEVKEVTPTSPKEEEKLASPVSAPVEVAVPEPDIIQIPTAEEDKMTSSSETDPLESATTPEERRESPMEDSSKTMPIPSVVIEPASSNEGDDDRDGDIISPVAAISDNGVMATEAKVSGAAAGGHGLPDGFLYKVETMHDFEAANSDELELKRGDMVLVVPTALLEDQDAGWLTGFKESDWKTLGTAAPRGLFPENFTQRVD, from the exons ATGGCTGAAATCAAGACAGGAATATTCGCGAAAAACGTCCAGAAAAGGCTCAGCAGAGCACAGGAGAAG GTTCTTCAGAAGTTGGGAAAAGCAGACGAGACCAAAGATGAACAGTTTGAGCAGGTCGTCGTCAACTTCAAGAGACAGGAG TCCGAAGGCTCCAGGCtgcagagagagatgaaggccTACATGGCTGCCATtaaag GCATGCAGCAGGCGTCCATCAACCTATCAGAGTCTCTCCATGAGGTGTACGAGCCTGACTGGTATGGCAAAGACGATGTCATGGTCCTTGGTAAG GACAGTGATGCATTGTGGGAAGATTTCCACAATAAGCTGGTGGATTCCACACTGCTCAACCTGGACGGCTACCTGACGCAGTTCCCTGACCTCAAG ACCAGGGTGGCCAAGAGGAGCAGGAAGCTGATCGACTACGACAGCGCTCGCCATCACATGGAGACGCTACAGGCGTCGGGGATGAAGAATGACCGCAAGATGGTGAAG GCAGAAGAAGAGTTGAAAAAAGCTCAAAAGGTCTTTGATGAACTAAACGTTGGTCTCCAAGATGAACTGCCCACACTTTGGgacag CCGCGTGGGGTTCTACGTGAACACGTTTAAGAACGTGACCAGCCTGGAGGCCAAGTTCCATCGGGAGATCTCTCTG CTCTGCAAGCAGCTTTATGAAGTGATGACGAAGCTTGGAGAGCAGCATTCAGACAAGATGTTCACCATCCAAGGAGCACCAAG TGATTCGGGACCGCTCCGTCTAGCCAGAACCCCGTCCCCGCCCGACGATGATGACGACAGTCCCCCGACCAGCCCGGAGATGGGAACCAACCACATGCTGATGCCCCACTCACCCGGACCTCCGCGACCCAAATCCCCCATGCAG ccgAGAAAGGGTCCCCCGGTGCCTCCTCCCCCCAAGGCCACGCCCACCCGGGAGGTGGCCCAGGAGCAGATCATCGACTTGTTCGGAGGGGACTTCCTACCAGCACCCACGCCCTCACAG CCCAATGAGCGACCCGGAGAATCACTCATGGATCTGGACTTTGATGCCTTCCAGCCGGACGACAGCGTGTCGCCCATACCTCAG ACAGCTGTCCCTTGGGATATGTGGTCG GGAAGTGCCCAACCAGCACAACCT GCGGCCGACAGCGGCTTCGGCTTCGTGGCGGACTGGTCAGCTGACTTTGGCGGCGCCGGCGCTAATGGAGACGGCCCTGTGGCCCCGGCGGCAGCAGAGAGCGCTGGGTGGCCCGCGGCCGAGGCCTCTCCGGCGGCCGGGCCCGCTGACGAGGCCCAGGCCTGGCCCGCGGCCGAGGCCGAGGCCTCCCCGGCCCGAGGGCCCGATGACGCCCAGGCCTGGCACGCCGGGGGCGGTTGGGCGGAGCAGGAGCCGGAGGACACTGCCGCCGCAAcccctccaccagcagcagcagaagaagctccaacggcagcagcagcagtagatgctccaccagcagcagcagcagaagaagctccaccagcagcagcagcagaagctcCACCCCCAGCAGAAGCTCCATTGCAGCCCTTGGAGACCGCCGCAAGCCCGACGTCGGCCGCTCCCGTTGAGGTTAGCGGCCCGGCCCCTGACCCCATCACTAACCCCGGCTTTCATTTCCCCGCAATAGGGGGTGATGTAGCACGACCGCAGGGGGGAGGTCCCACGCACCCAACTGgtgctgaggaagaggagggagaggagcagggagaggaggagtgggaggaggaggaggaggaggaggaggagctagtggccagggcagcaggtggaggtccgacaggggaggaggcggggcgggcgatggaggacaggaggaagTCCACCCCGGGGCTGATCATCACCAACGAGCACGGAGAGGAGATCGAGGACCGCAcggagggcgggggggcgtACGGGTGGGGCGGCCCCTGCTCCTCGGAGGACTCCGGCTCCGAGTACGGGACGTCCGAGGAGTGGGGGGGCGGAGGCCaggaagagggggggtgggCCGGTGGCGACGCCGACGAGTACACCCCAAAGGGGTCCCACGGGGGCTGGGAGGCGGACGACGACGGGTTCGTAGCGGACGGCTTCGCGGCTGACTGGTCCCAGACCCCCGGGGGCCCCGCGGAGTACCAGGGTCCTGACCCGTCAGCCCAGGGGACGGGTGGGGGCGCGGGGAAGGCTCCGTCGACGGAGTCCCCCGCCGCTGGGGGATTCAACTCCGACCTCTTCGCCGACACGCCCGGCGGAGGATTCGACGCCGATCCTTTCGGCGGCTTCCAGCGAGACCCCTTCGCTCAGGAGAACGGGGGATTCCCGTCGGACCCCTTCGCCGAAACCCAGGGAGGAGACGCGCTGGGGCCAGGGCCGGGGGCGTCCCCTCCTACGAGTGGACCCCCGGGGAGGTCAGGCCTCTCGGTCACCTTCGCCGACCCAGAGCCTGGGGCCGGCGGGGGAGACCCCGCGGCCCGGAGCGATCCGTTCGGTCCGTCCCCCGCAGGCGACGCGTTCCTGGCCGATTTCAACTCCGACCCCTTCggcgaaggaggagggggaggaggggggggcgggggcactGGGTGGGACAGTGACCCCTTTGCCGAGGGATTCAAAGCCTCCTTCCCGGACGCCGGCGGGGCTGACGGCGTTGGCGCGGGGGGCTGGCAGGAGGTGGGCGCCGGGGGCGTcggtgaggatgaggatgactTTGGTGAGTGCGGCGACACCTTCCTCCCAGAATCCTCGGGCGGCCCGGACGCCGCCGCCTATGTGGTCGTCCCACGGCCGCACAGAGAGCCGGAGAGCTCGGACATGTCCGAAGACGAGGCCGCCAACAAGCGCTATGGGAGGTTGTACCAAGATATAGAAACAGAGAAGGACGAG GGGACCAATGCTTTTAATGGATTTGCTCAG GAGGAAGCTGGATCCTCGTTCTTTGCAGACTTTGATAACATG AAGGACAGCGGGGACGCGGTCAAAAGCCCCCTCACCACCAACACAGCAGCCCCATTGGTCGATGAAGCGGCCGCCGAAGCACCCGCCGCGACGGTGTTGGCGAGCGAGGAGGACGAGCCGCTGGTGGAGGCTACCTCCCCATTGGAGGCTGAGGCAGAGGGGGCGGAGGCAGCGGGCGACATGCCGGAAGATGTCACCGCAGCAACGGCAGAAGAACCGGTGGATCGATCCAGCGCCGAGACCCAGGCGGAGGAGGTTGACGCCAGCCCGACGGaggcagtggtggtggaggaggtgaaggaggaggtgaaggaagaagtgacagaggaggtgaaggacgAGGTGAAGGAAGTAGTGACAgcggaggtgaaggaggaggtgaaggaggtcaCCCCCACAAGTCCAAAGGAAGAGGAGAAGCTGGCT TCCCCAGTGTCTGCTCCTGTGGAGGTGGCTGTCCCAGAGCCAGACATTATACAG ATCCCCACTGCCGAGGAGGACAAGATGACTTCATCCAGCGAAACAGACCCTCTG GAATCTGCCACGACCCCagaggagcggagagagagCCCCATGGAGGACAGCTCG
- the amph gene encoding amphiphysin isoform X1: MAEIKTGIFAKNVQKRLSRAQEKVLQKLGKADETKDEQFEQVVVNFKRQESEGSRLQREMKAYMAAIKGMQQASINLSESLHEVYEPDWYGKDDVMVLGKDSDALWEDFHNKLVDSTLLNLDGYLTQFPDLKTRVAKRSRKLIDYDSARHHMETLQASGMKNDRKMVKAEEELKKAQKVFDELNVGLQDELPTLWDSRVGFYVNTFKNVTSLEAKFHREISLLCKQLYEVMTKLGEQHSDKMFTIQGAPRRSSKRPKRDSGPLRLARTPSPPDDDDDSPPTSPEMGTNHMLMPHSPGPPRPKSPMQPRKGPPVPPPPKATPTREVAQEQIIDLFGGDFLPAPTPSQPNERPGESLMDLDFDAFQPDDSVSPIPQTAVPWDMWSGSAQPAQPAADSGFGFVADWSADFGGAGANGDGPVAPAAAESAGWPAAEASPAAGPADEAQAWPAAEAEASPARGPDDAQAWHAGGGWAEQEPEDTAAATPPPAAAEEAPTAAAAVDAPPAAAAEEAPPAAAAEAPPPAEAPLQPLETAASPTSAAPVEVSGPAPDPITNPGFHFPAIGGDVARPQGGGPTHPTGAEEEEGEEQGEEEWEEEEEEEEELVARAAGGGPTGEEAGRAMEDRRKSTPGLIITNEHGEEIEDRTEGGGAYGWGGPCSSEDSGSEYGTSEEWGGGGQEEGGWAGGDADEYTPKGSHGGWEADDDGFVADGFAADWSQTPGGPAEYQGPDPSAQGTGGGAGKAPSTESPAAGGFNSDLFADTPGGGFDADPFGGFQRDPFAQENGGFPSDPFAETQGGDALGPGPGASPPTSGPPGRSGLSVTFADPEPGAGGGDPAARSDPFGPSPAGDAFLADFNSDPFGEGGGGGGGGGGTGWDSDPFAEGFKASFPDAGGADGVGAGGWQEVGAGGVGEDEDDFGECGDTFLPESSGGPDAAAYVVVPRPHREPESSDMSEDEAANKRYGRLYQDIETEKDEGTNAFNGFAQEEAGSSFFADFDNMKDSGDAVKSPLTTNTAAPLVDEAAAEAPAATVLASEEDEPLVEATSPLEAEAEGAEAAGDMPEDVTAATAEEPVDRSSAETQAEEVDASPTEAVVVEEVKEEVKEEVTEEVKDEVKEVVTAEVKEEVKEVTPTSPKEEEKLASPVSAPVEVAVPEPDIIQIPTAEEDKMTSSSETDPLESATTPEERRESPMEDSSKTMPIPSVVIEPASSNEGDDDRDGDIISPVAAISDNGVMATEAKVSGAAAGGHGLPDGFLYKVETMHDFEAANSDELELKRGDMVLVVPTALLEDQDAGWLTGFKESDWKTLGTAAPRGLFPENFTQRVD, from the exons ATGGCTGAAATCAAGACAGGAATATTCGCGAAAAACGTCCAGAAAAGGCTCAGCAGAGCACAGGAGAAG GTTCTTCAGAAGTTGGGAAAAGCAGACGAGACCAAAGATGAACAGTTTGAGCAGGTCGTCGTCAACTTCAAGAGACAGGAG TCCGAAGGCTCCAGGCtgcagagagagatgaaggccTACATGGCTGCCATtaaag GCATGCAGCAGGCGTCCATCAACCTATCAGAGTCTCTCCATGAGGTGTACGAGCCTGACTGGTATGGCAAAGACGATGTCATGGTCCTTGGTAAG GACAGTGATGCATTGTGGGAAGATTTCCACAATAAGCTGGTGGATTCCACACTGCTCAACCTGGACGGCTACCTGACGCAGTTCCCTGACCTCAAG ACCAGGGTGGCCAAGAGGAGCAGGAAGCTGATCGACTACGACAGCGCTCGCCATCACATGGAGACGCTACAGGCGTCGGGGATGAAGAATGACCGCAAGATGGTGAAG GCAGAAGAAGAGTTGAAAAAAGCTCAAAAGGTCTTTGATGAACTAAACGTTGGTCTCCAAGATGAACTGCCCACACTTTGGgacag CCGCGTGGGGTTCTACGTGAACACGTTTAAGAACGTGACCAGCCTGGAGGCCAAGTTCCATCGGGAGATCTCTCTG CTCTGCAAGCAGCTTTATGAAGTGATGACGAAGCTTGGAGAGCAGCATTCAGACAAGATGTTCACCATCCAAGGAGCACCAAG GCGTTCTTCTAAAAGGCCGAAGCG TGATTCGGGACCGCTCCGTCTAGCCAGAACCCCGTCCCCGCCCGACGATGATGACGACAGTCCCCCGACCAGCCCGGAGATGGGAACCAACCACATGCTGATGCCCCACTCACCCGGACCTCCGCGACCCAAATCCCCCATGCAG ccgAGAAAGGGTCCCCCGGTGCCTCCTCCCCCCAAGGCCACGCCCACCCGGGAGGTGGCCCAGGAGCAGATCATCGACTTGTTCGGAGGGGACTTCCTACCAGCACCCACGCCCTCACAG CCCAATGAGCGACCCGGAGAATCACTCATGGATCTGGACTTTGATGCCTTCCAGCCGGACGACAGCGTGTCGCCCATACCTCAG ACAGCTGTCCCTTGGGATATGTGGTCG GGAAGTGCCCAACCAGCACAACCT GCGGCCGACAGCGGCTTCGGCTTCGTGGCGGACTGGTCAGCTGACTTTGGCGGCGCCGGCGCTAATGGAGACGGCCCTGTGGCCCCGGCGGCAGCAGAGAGCGCTGGGTGGCCCGCGGCCGAGGCCTCTCCGGCGGCCGGGCCCGCTGACGAGGCCCAGGCCTGGCCCGCGGCCGAGGCCGAGGCCTCCCCGGCCCGAGGGCCCGATGACGCCCAGGCCTGGCACGCCGGGGGCGGTTGGGCGGAGCAGGAGCCGGAGGACACTGCCGCCGCAAcccctccaccagcagcagcagaagaagctccaacggcagcagcagcagtagatgctccaccagcagcagcagcagaagaagctccaccagcagcagcagcagaagctcCACCCCCAGCAGAAGCTCCATTGCAGCCCTTGGAGACCGCCGCAAGCCCGACGTCGGCCGCTCCCGTTGAGGTTAGCGGCCCGGCCCCTGACCCCATCACTAACCCCGGCTTTCATTTCCCCGCAATAGGGGGTGATGTAGCACGACCGCAGGGGGGAGGTCCCACGCACCCAACTGgtgctgaggaagaggagggagaggagcagggagaggaggagtgggaggaggaggaggaggaggaggaggagctagtggccagggcagcaggtggaggtccgacaggggaggaggcggggcgggcgatggaggacaggaggaagTCCACCCCGGGGCTGATCATCACCAACGAGCACGGAGAGGAGATCGAGGACCGCAcggagggcgggggggcgtACGGGTGGGGCGGCCCCTGCTCCTCGGAGGACTCCGGCTCCGAGTACGGGACGTCCGAGGAGTGGGGGGGCGGAGGCCaggaagagggggggtgggCCGGTGGCGACGCCGACGAGTACACCCCAAAGGGGTCCCACGGGGGCTGGGAGGCGGACGACGACGGGTTCGTAGCGGACGGCTTCGCGGCTGACTGGTCCCAGACCCCCGGGGGCCCCGCGGAGTACCAGGGTCCTGACCCGTCAGCCCAGGGGACGGGTGGGGGCGCGGGGAAGGCTCCGTCGACGGAGTCCCCCGCCGCTGGGGGATTCAACTCCGACCTCTTCGCCGACACGCCCGGCGGAGGATTCGACGCCGATCCTTTCGGCGGCTTCCAGCGAGACCCCTTCGCTCAGGAGAACGGGGGATTCCCGTCGGACCCCTTCGCCGAAACCCAGGGAGGAGACGCGCTGGGGCCAGGGCCGGGGGCGTCCCCTCCTACGAGTGGACCCCCGGGGAGGTCAGGCCTCTCGGTCACCTTCGCCGACCCAGAGCCTGGGGCCGGCGGGGGAGACCCCGCGGCCCGGAGCGATCCGTTCGGTCCGTCCCCCGCAGGCGACGCGTTCCTGGCCGATTTCAACTCCGACCCCTTCggcgaaggaggagggggaggaggggggggcgggggcactGGGTGGGACAGTGACCCCTTTGCCGAGGGATTCAAAGCCTCCTTCCCGGACGCCGGCGGGGCTGACGGCGTTGGCGCGGGGGGCTGGCAGGAGGTGGGCGCCGGGGGCGTcggtgaggatgaggatgactTTGGTGAGTGCGGCGACACCTTCCTCCCAGAATCCTCGGGCGGCCCGGACGCCGCCGCCTATGTGGTCGTCCCACGGCCGCACAGAGAGCCGGAGAGCTCGGACATGTCCGAAGACGAGGCCGCCAACAAGCGCTATGGGAGGTTGTACCAAGATATAGAAACAGAGAAGGACGAG GGGACCAATGCTTTTAATGGATTTGCTCAG GAGGAAGCTGGATCCTCGTTCTTTGCAGACTTTGATAACATG AAGGACAGCGGGGACGCGGTCAAAAGCCCCCTCACCACCAACACAGCAGCCCCATTGGTCGATGAAGCGGCCGCCGAAGCACCCGCCGCGACGGTGTTGGCGAGCGAGGAGGACGAGCCGCTGGTGGAGGCTACCTCCCCATTGGAGGCTGAGGCAGAGGGGGCGGAGGCAGCGGGCGACATGCCGGAAGATGTCACCGCAGCAACGGCAGAAGAACCGGTGGATCGATCCAGCGCCGAGACCCAGGCGGAGGAGGTTGACGCCAGCCCGACGGaggcagtggtggtggaggaggtgaaggaggaggtgaaggaagaagtgacagaggaggtgaaggacgAGGTGAAGGAAGTAGTGACAgcggaggtgaaggaggaggtgaaggaggtcaCCCCCACAAGTCCAAAGGAAGAGGAGAAGCTGGCT TCCCCAGTGTCTGCTCCTGTGGAGGTGGCTGTCCCAGAGCCAGACATTATACAG ATCCCCACTGCCGAGGAGGACAAGATGACTTCATCCAGCGAAACAGACCCTCTG GAATCTGCCACGACCCCagaggagcggagagagagCCCCATGGAGGACAGCTCG